In one window of Mesorhizobium sp. B2-1-1 DNA:
- a CDS encoding DMT family transporter, producing MRKLIKLIAFIRFLLPGLPDTAGLRTGRGEAMETGGVLAAILSSAFGGTAVGATRYLARSLDPLTIGAIRFGGGFLVLAAVALLRRDKWPAKSDWPGAAALGLLFFGLFPVLFNGALVYTTAARGALALSTLPVLTMLAGAVLGIEPPTTRKIVGVLVAMAGVAVALGSSLTTAPQGAWRGDLLMIAAAFCMALYNVWSRPFLTRCAPTSFAAFGMAVGTACLLALSTLTGGLTRLAALEASQWVASGYLAVICGALIFFLWAFALERAPPTLVAVSVAVNPVTASIFGAVFLGEQINANLIIGLIAVLAGIAIASGAAGRFAVGRRGGRRRLP from the coding sequence TTGCGCAAGCTTATCAAGCTCATTGCATTTATTCGATTCCTTTTACCCGGTTTGCCCGATACCGCTGGACTCCGAACTGGCAGAGGGGAAGCGATGGAAACTGGAGGCGTGCTCGCGGCGATTCTCTCCAGCGCCTTTGGCGGCACCGCTGTCGGTGCAACGCGCTATCTCGCGCGTTCGCTGGATCCGCTCACCATCGGCGCGATCCGGTTCGGGGGTGGTTTTCTAGTGCTCGCCGCCGTAGCGCTTCTGCGGCGGGACAAGTGGCCTGCGAAAAGCGATTGGCCGGGCGCCGCCGCATTGGGCCTGCTGTTCTTCGGCCTATTCCCGGTGCTCTTCAACGGAGCCCTTGTCTACACGACGGCGGCGCGAGGAGCTCTGGCGCTTTCGACGCTGCCTGTGCTCACAATGCTCGCAGGCGCGGTTCTAGGGATCGAACCGCCGACGACGCGCAAGATCGTCGGCGTCCTGGTCGCGATGGCCGGAGTGGCTGTCGCGCTTGGCAGCAGCCTGACGACAGCTCCCCAGGGCGCCTGGCGCGGAGACCTCCTGATGATCGCGGCGGCATTCTGCATGGCGCTCTACAATGTCTGGTCGCGACCTTTTCTCACCCGCTGCGCGCCGACATCATTCGCCGCGTTTGGCATGGCCGTCGGCACGGCCTGCCTGTTGGCGCTGTCGACTTTGACTGGAGGCCTGACGCGACTTGCCGCGCTTGAGGCGTCGCAATGGGTTGCCAGCGGATACCTGGCCGTAATTTGCGGCGCCCTGATCTTCTTCCTCTGGGCGTTCGCGCTTGAACGTGCGCCGCCAACGCTGGTTGCCGTTTCAGTTGCCGTGAACCCCGTGACGGCATCGATCTTCGGCGCCGTCTTTCTCGGTGAGCAAATCAATGCAAACCTAATTATCGGGCTCATCGCTGTCCTCGCGGGAATAGCCATCGCGTCGGGAGCAGCCGGGCGGTTCGCCGTGGGACGTCGAGGAGGCAGGCGCCGACTACCTTGA
- the guaB gene encoding IMP dehydrogenase has product MAKIIETSTGALALTFDDVLLQPGHSEVMPGQTDIRTRIAGDIDLNVPILSAAMDTVTEARLAIAMAQAGGIGVIHRNFSPAEQAEQVRQVKKFESGMVVNPVTIGPDATLADALSLMRTYSISGIPVVENGGSGGHKSGRLVGILTNRDVRFASDPAQKVYELMTRENLITVKENVDQDEAKRLLHQHRIEKLVVVDKQGNCVGLITVKDIEKSQLNPHATKDAQGRLRAAAATSVGDDGFERAERLIEAGVDLLVIDTAHGHSQRVLDAVTRAKKLSNSVRILAGNVATAEGTQALIDAGADAVKVGIGPGSICTTRIVAGVGVPQLSAIMSAVETAHKSGASVIADGGIKYSGDLAKALAAGASAAMIGSLLAGTDESPGEVYLHQGRSFKAYRGMGSVGAMARGSADRYFQAEVRDTLKLVPEGIEGQVPYKGPVSGVLHQLAGGLKAAMGYVGGRDLADFRERATFVRISNAGLRESHAHDVTITRESPNYPGGA; this is encoded by the coding sequence ATGGCAAAAATCATCGAAACGTCCACCGGCGCGCTGGCGCTGACCTTTGACGACGTGCTTTTGCAGCCCGGCCATTCCGAAGTCATGCCCGGCCAGACCGACATCCGCACCCGGATTGCCGGCGACATCGACCTCAACGTGCCGATCCTGTCGGCGGCCATGGATACCGTCACGGAGGCAAGGCTTGCCATCGCCATGGCGCAGGCCGGCGGCATCGGCGTCATCCACCGCAATTTCTCGCCGGCCGAGCAGGCCGAGCAGGTGCGGCAGGTGAAGAAATTCGAATCCGGCATGGTGGTCAACCCGGTCACCATCGGTCCCGACGCGACGCTGGCCGACGCGTTGTCGCTGATGCGCACCTACTCGATCTCGGGTATTCCGGTGGTCGAGAATGGCGGCTCCGGCGGCCACAAGAGCGGCCGGCTGGTCGGCATCCTGACCAATCGCGACGTGCGCTTCGCCTCCGATCCGGCGCAGAAAGTCTATGAATTGATGACCCGTGAGAACCTGATCACCGTCAAGGAGAATGTCGACCAGGACGAGGCCAAGCGGCTTCTGCATCAGCACCGCATCGAAAAGCTCGTCGTCGTCGACAAGCAGGGCAATTGCGTGGGGCTGATCACCGTCAAGGACATCGAGAAATCGCAGCTCAACCCGCACGCCACCAAGGACGCGCAGGGGCGTCTGCGCGCAGCAGCCGCCACCAGCGTCGGCGACGACGGTTTCGAGCGCGCTGAGCGGCTGATCGAGGCAGGCGTCGACCTTCTGGTCATCGACACCGCGCATGGCCATTCGCAGCGCGTTCTTGATGCCGTCACGCGGGCGAAAAAACTGTCCAACTCGGTGCGCATCCTGGCCGGCAACGTCGCCACCGCCGAGGGCACCCAGGCGCTGATCGATGCCGGCGCCGATGCCGTCAAGGTCGGCATCGGCCCCGGCTCCATCTGCACCACCCGCATCGTCGCCGGCGTCGGCGTGCCGCAGCTGTCGGCCATCATGTCGGCGGTGGAAACTGCGCACAAATCGGGCGCCTCGGTGATCGCCGATGGCGGCATCAAATATTCCGGCGATCTGGCCAAGGCGCTTGCCGCCGGCGCCAGTGCCGCCATGATCGGCTCGCTGCTTGCCGGCACCGACGAAAGCCCAGGCGAGGTCTATCTGCACCAGGGCCGCTCCTTCAAGGCCTATCGCGGCATGGGTTCGGTCGGCGCCATGGCGCGCGGCTCGGCCGACCGATACTTCCAGGCGGAGGTTCGCGACACGCTGAAACTGGTGCCGGAAGGCATCGAGGGGCAGGTCCCCTACAAAGGACCTGTGTCTGGCGTGCTGCACCAGCTTGCAGGCGGCCTGAAAGCCGCTATGGGTTATGTTGGTGGCCGCGACCTTGCCGATTTCCGCGAACGCGCCACCTTTGTGCGCATATCCAACGCCGGACTTCGTGAAAGCCACGCCCATGACGTCACGATCACCCGCGAAAGCCCCAACTATCCCGGCGGAGCCTGA
- the aspS gene encoding aspartate--tRNA ligase translates to MHRYRSHTCAQLRKSDVGASVRLSGWVHRVRDHGGLLFIDLRDHYGLTQIVADPDSPAFKIAETVRGEWVIRVDGEVKARLPETTNANLPTGEIEIFAREIEVLSAAKELPLPVFGEPDYPEDIRLKYRFLDLRRETLHRNIVARTKIIAEMRKRMGEVGFTEFSTPILTASSPEGARDFLVPSRIHPGTFYALPQAPQQYKQLIMVSGFDRYFQIAPCFRDEDPRADRLPGEFYQLDLEMSFVEQDDVLSTMAPVMTSVFEAFANGKPVTKDWPRIPYDVAMRKYGTDKPDLRNPIEMQAVSDHFRDSGFKVFANILANDPKAEVWAIPAKTGGSRAFCDRMNSWAQGEGQPGLGYIFWRKEGEKLEGAGPLAKNIGEERTEAIRLQLGLADGDAAFFVAGDPKKFVSFAGAARTRAGEELNLVDRDRFELCWIVDFPFFEWNEDEKKIDFAHNPFSMPQGGIDALNNQEPLGIKAFQYDAVCNGFEIASGGIRNHLPETMVRAFEMVGLDRQTVEERFGGLYRAFQYGAPPHGGAAFGIDRVVMLLVGAKNLREITMFPMNQQAYDLLMNAPSEATPQQLRDLSLRVAPIKKEA, encoded by the coding sequence ATGCACCGTTACCGCAGCCATACCTGTGCCCAGTTGAGAAAGAGCGACGTCGGCGCTTCCGTTCGCCTGTCGGGCTGGGTGCATCGCGTGCGCGACCATGGCGGCCTGCTGTTCATCGACCTGCGCGACCACTATGGCCTGACCCAAATCGTCGCCGATCCCGATTCGCCGGCCTTCAAGATCGCCGAAACAGTGCGCGGCGAATGGGTGATCCGCGTCGACGGCGAGGTCAAGGCGCGCCTGCCTGAAACCACCAATGCCAACCTGCCGACCGGCGAGATCGAGATTTTCGCGCGCGAGATCGAAGTGCTTTCGGCGGCCAAGGAATTGCCGCTGCCGGTCTTCGGCGAGCCGGACTATCCCGAGGACATCAGGCTGAAATACCGCTTCCTCGACCTGCGCCGCGAGACGCTGCACAGGAACATCGTGGCGCGCACGAAGATCATCGCCGAGATGCGCAAGCGCATGGGCGAGGTCGGCTTCACTGAATTCTCGACGCCGATCCTCACCGCATCGTCGCCCGAAGGCGCGCGCGACTTCCTGGTGCCGTCGCGCATTCACCCCGGCACTTTCTATGCGCTGCCGCAAGCGCCGCAGCAATACAAGCAGCTGATCATGGTCTCGGGTTTCGATCGTTATTTCCAGATCGCGCCCTGCTTCCGCGACGAGGATCCGCGCGCCGACCGCCTGCCCGGCGAATTCTACCAGCTCGACCTCGAAATGAGCTTTGTCGAGCAGGATGACGTGCTTTCCACCATGGCGCCGGTGATGACATCGGTCTTCGAGGCCTTTGCCAACGGCAAGCCCGTCACGAAGGACTGGCCGCGCATTCCCTATGATGTTGCGATGCGCAAATACGGTACCGACAAGCCGGATCTGCGCAACCCGATCGAGATGCAGGCGGTCTCCGACCATTTTCGTGATTCCGGCTTCAAGGTCTTCGCCAACATCCTGGCCAACGATCCCAAGGCCGAGGTCTGGGCCATTCCGGCCAAGACCGGGGGCAGCCGTGCCTTCTGCGACCGCATGAACAGCTGGGCGCAAGGCGAGGGGCAGCCCGGATTGGGCTACATCTTCTGGCGCAAGGAAGGCGAGAAACTCGAAGGCGCGGGTCCGCTTGCCAAGAACATCGGCGAGGAGCGCACCGAGGCGATCCGCCTTCAGCTGGGCCTTGCCGATGGCGATGCCGCCTTCTTCGTCGCCGGCGATCCCAAGAAATTCGTCTCCTTCGCGGGTGCTGCGCGCACCCGCGCCGGCGAGGAACTGAACCTGGTCGACCGCGACCGTTTCGAGCTGTGCTGGATCGTCGACTTTCCGTTCTTCGAGTGGAACGAGGACGAGAAGAAGATCGATTTCGCCCACAATCCGTTTTCGATGCCGCAGGGCGGCATCGACGCCCTCAACAACCAGGAGCCGCTCGGCATCAAGGCATTCCAGTACGACGCCGTGTGCAACGGCTTCGAGATTGCCTCGGGCGGCATCCGCAACCATTTGCCCGAAACCATGGTCAGGGCCTTCGAGATGGTCGGACTGGATCGCCAGACCGTCGAGGAGCGCTTTGGCGGCCTTTACCGTGCGTTTCAGTACGGCGCCCCGCCGCACGGCGGAGCGGCATTCGGCATCGACCGCGTCGTGATGTTGCTGGTGGGCGCCAAGAACCTGCGCGAGATCACCATGTTCCCGATGAACCAGCAGGCTTACGACCTGTTGATGAATGCGCCGTCGGAAGCCACGCCGCAGCAGCTTCGCGACTTGTCGCTGCGTGTCGCACCGATCAAGAAAGAGGCATGA
- a CDS encoding PIN domain-containing protein: MRVALDTNILAYAEGVNNVAKRDHVLELLRKVPQDAAIVPVQVLGELFNVLVRKAGRSRQEARDALLSWRDAFPVAGTTPEVMTMAVDLAADHRFGIWDAVILSAASQTGCRLLLSEDLQDGFTWGGVTVVNPFASPRHALLDAFLGSQ, translated from the coding sequence GTGAGGGTCGCGCTCGACACCAACATTCTTGCCTACGCAGAGGGCGTTAACAACGTAGCCAAACGCGACCACGTTCTCGAACTGCTGCGCAAGGTTCCACAAGACGCTGCCATTGTTCCGGTTCAGGTGCTGGGTGAACTGTTCAATGTCCTCGTCCGCAAAGCCGGAAGGTCGCGCCAGGAGGCTCGGGATGCGCTGCTTAGCTGGCGCGACGCGTTCCCGGTTGCTGGGACGACGCCGGAGGTGATGACGATGGCTGTCGATCTTGCGGCGGACCATCGCTTCGGCATCTGGGATGCCGTCATTCTTTCGGCTGCATCCCAAACGGGTTGCCGGCTGCTTCTGTCGGAAGACCTGCAGGACGGCTTCACCTGGGGCGGTGTAACCGTCGTCAACCCCTTTGCATCGCCGCGTCACGCTTTGCTGGATGCTTTCCTTGGTTCGCAATAG
- the rnd gene encoding ribonuclease D yields MHVITTQKELETVLAAFEKSDFVTVDTEFIRETTFWPILCLIQMAAPGITALIDPLSPDIDLKPFFRLMANESVVKVFHAARQDIEIIVHLGDLVPHPVFDTQVAAMVCGFGDSVSYDQLVQRVTGARLDKSSRFTDWRHRPLSEKQLDYALADVTHLIEVYQHLSAELERENRAHWLNEEMDVLTSRETYDPHPEDAWKRLKMRLRKPQELAIVQAVAAWREREARERDVPRGRVLKDDAIYEVAQQAPRDAAALAKLRTIPKGWERSSTAAALLGAVNTALALPKEQLPKLPKSFQPPEGSSAAAELLKVLLRIVAEKQGVASKVLASSDDIDRIAAEGEAADVPALQGWRRAVFGEAALKLVRGEIGIKFDKRKIAVFDL; encoded by the coding sequence ATGCACGTCATCACCACCCAAAAAGAACTCGAGACCGTTCTCGCTGCTTTCGAAAAATCGGATTTCGTCACCGTCGACACCGAATTCATCCGGGAAACGACCTTCTGGCCGATCCTGTGCCTGATCCAGATGGCGGCGCCCGGAATAACGGCGCTGATCGATCCGCTGTCGCCAGACATCGACCTGAAGCCGTTTTTCAGGCTGATGGCCAATGAATCTGTCGTCAAAGTCTTCCATGCCGCGCGGCAGGACATCGAAATCATCGTCCATCTGGGCGATCTCGTTCCCCATCCGGTGTTCGATACCCAGGTTGCGGCGATGGTCTGCGGGTTCGGCGACAGCGTTTCCTACGATCAGCTCGTGCAGCGCGTCACCGGCGCGCGGCTCGACAAGTCCTCGCGCTTCACCGACTGGCGCCACCGGCCGCTGTCCGAAAAGCAGCTCGACTATGCGCTTGCCGACGTCACCCATCTTATCGAGGTCTACCAGCATCTCAGCGCCGAACTGGAGCGGGAGAACCGCGCCCACTGGCTGAACGAGGAGATGGACGTCCTGACCTCGCGCGAAACCTACGATCCGCACCCCGAGGATGCCTGGAAGCGGCTGAAGATGCGGCTGCGCAAGCCGCAGGAGCTGGCGATCGTGCAGGCCGTGGCGGCATGGCGCGAGCGCGAGGCGCGCGAACGCGACGTACCCCGCGGCCGCGTGCTCAAGGACGACGCCATCTACGAGGTGGCGCAGCAGGCGCCGCGCGACGCGGCCGCGCTGGCCAAGCTGCGCACGATACCGAAGGGCTGGGAGCGCTCCTCGACCGCGGCGGCGCTGCTTGGCGCGGTCAACACCGCACTAGCTCTGCCCAAGGAGCAATTGCCGAAGCTGCCAAAGAGTTTTCAGCCGCCCGAGGGATCGAGCGCCGCCGCGGAGCTGTTGAAGGTGCTGCTCAGGATCGTGGCCGAAAAGCAAGGCGTCGCATCGAAGGTCCTGGCTTCCAGCGACGACATCGACCGCATCGCTGCCGAAGGCGAAGCCGCCGACGTGCCGGCGCTGCAGGGCTGGCGCCGCGCCGTTTTCGGCGAGGCGGCGCTGAAGCTGGTGCGCGGCGAGATCGGCATCAAGTTCGACAAGCGCAAAATAGCGGTGTTCGATTTGTAG
- the parC gene encoding DNA topoisomerase IV subunit A, protein MGKRLLPPDNGGGDHIEPVDLKKALEERYLAYALSTIMHRALPDVRDGLKPVHRRIMHAMRLLRLNPDQGFAKCARIVGEVMGKFHPHGDQSIYDALVRLAQDFSMRYPLVDGQGNFGNIDGDNAAAMRYTEARMTDVATELLAGITEDAVDYRPTYNEEDEEPVVLPGAFPNLLANGSSGIAVGMATSIPPHNAAELCDAALHLIEHRDAPVAKLMDFVQGPDFPTGGIIVDSRASILEAYESGRGGFRVRAKWSQEDQGRGTWSIVVAEIPYGVQKARLIEKIAELLMARKLPLLEDIRDESAEDIRVVLVPKSRSVDPGILMESLFKLTELESRFPLNMNVLSRGKVPNVLSLKGVLQEWLEHRRDVLIRRSKHRLGEIERRLEILAGYLIAYLNIDEVIKIIREEDEPKQVMMARWSLTDTQAEAILNMRLRALRKLEEFEIRKEFDGLTAEKKQIEALLASEAKQWGTIKWEVASLRDKFGPETELGKRRTQFADAPEHDLTDIAHAMIEREPVTVVVSEKGWLRAMKGHLTDHSQLAFKEGDSLKLAFHAQTTDKILVFTTGGKFYTIGADRLPGGRGHGEPIRIIVDMDNDQDIVTAFVHDPKRKLLLVSHDANGFIVPEEEVVANTRKGKQVMNVKAPDEAKRCVPVGGDHLAIVGENRKMLVFPLSDIPEMSRGKGVRLQKYKDGGLLDLKPFTLETGLSWQDSADRTFTRSREELAEWIGARASAGRMVPKGFPRTGKFG, encoded by the coding sequence ATGGGAAAAAGGCTTTTGCCGCCTGACAATGGTGGCGGCGATCATATCGAACCGGTCGACCTGAAGAAGGCGCTGGAAGAGCGCTATCTTGCCTATGCGCTGTCGACCATCATGCACCGGGCGCTGCCCGATGTCCGCGACGGGCTGAAGCCCGTCCATCGCCGCATCATGCATGCCATGCGCCTGCTGCGCCTCAACCCCGACCAGGGCTTCGCCAAATGCGCCCGTATCGTCGGCGAGGTGATGGGCAAGTTCCACCCGCATGGCGACCAGTCGATCTACGACGCGCTGGTGCGATTGGCGCAGGATTTTTCGATGCGCTACCCCTTGGTCGACGGCCAGGGCAATTTCGGCAACATCGACGGCGATAACGCCGCCGCCATGCGCTACACCGAAGCGCGCATGACCGATGTGGCGACCGAGCTGCTCGCGGGCATCACCGAGGATGCCGTCGACTACCGGCCGACCTACAATGAGGAGGACGAGGAGCCGGTGGTGCTCCCGGGCGCCTTCCCCAACCTGCTGGCCAACGGCTCGTCCGGCATCGCGGTCGGCATGGCGACATCGATCCCACCGCACAACGCGGCCGAACTTTGTGACGCCGCCCTTCACCTGATCGAGCATCGGGACGCGCCGGTGGCCAAGCTGATGGATTTCGTCCAGGGCCCGGATTTCCCGACCGGCGGCATCATCGTCGACAGCCGAGCCTCCATCCTCGAAGCCTATGAAAGCGGCCGCGGCGGCTTTCGCGTGCGGGCAAAATGGAGCCAGGAAGACCAGGGCAGGGGCACCTGGAGCATCGTCGTCGCCGAAATCCCCTATGGCGTGCAGAAGGCGCGGCTGATCGAGAAGATCGCCGAGCTCCTGATGGCGCGCAAATTGCCGCTGCTCGAGGACATCAGGGACGAGAGCGCCGAGGACATCCGCGTCGTGCTGGTGCCCAAGAGCCGTTCCGTCGATCCCGGCATCCTGATGGAATCGCTGTTCAAGCTCACCGAGCTTGAAAGCCGTTTCCCGCTCAACATGAACGTGCTGTCGCGCGGCAAGGTGCCCAATGTCCTGTCGCTGAAGGGCGTGCTGCAGGAATGGCTCGAGCATCGCCGCGACGTGCTGATCCGCCGCTCGAAACATCGCCTCGGCGAGATCGAAAGACGGCTGGAGATCCTTGCCGGCTACCTGATCGCCTATCTCAATATCGACGAGGTGATCAAGATCATCCGCGAGGAGGATGAGCCCAAGCAGGTCATGATGGCCCGCTGGTCGCTCACCGACACCCAGGCCGAAGCCATTCTCAACATGCGCCTGCGCGCCCTGCGCAAGCTGGAAGAATTCGAGATCCGCAAGGAATTCGACGGCCTCACTGCCGAAAAGAAGCAGATCGAGGCGCTGCTTGCGTCCGAAGCCAAGCAATGGGGGACGATCAAGTGGGAGGTTGCGAGCCTGCGGGACAAATTCGGCCCCGAGACCGAGCTCGGTAAGCGCCGCACCCAGTTCGCCGATGCGCCCGAGCATGACCTGACCGACATCGCACATGCCATGATCGAGCGCGAGCCGGTCACCGTGGTGGTCTCGGAAAAGGGCTGGCTGCGTGCGATGAAGGGTCATCTGACCGATCATTCGCAGCTTGCGTTCAAGGAAGGCGACAGCCTGAAACTCGCCTTCCATGCGCAGACGACCGACAAGATCCTGGTGTTCACCACCGGCGGCAAATTTTACACCATCGGCGCCGATCGGCTGCCAGGCGGGCGCGGCCATGGCGAGCCGATCCGCATCATCGTCGACATGGACAATGACCAGGACATCGTCACCGCCTTCGTCCACGATCCGAAGCGCAAGCTGCTGCTGGTCTCGCATGACGCCAACGGTTTCATCGTGCCGGAGGAAGAGGTCGTCGCCAACACCCGCAAGGGCAAGCAGGTGATGAACGTCAAGGCGCCCGACGAAGCCAAGCGCTGCGTGCCGGTCGGCGGCGATCATCTGGCTATCGTCGGCGAGAACCGAAAGATGCTGGTGTTTCCGCTGTCCGACATTCCGGAAATGAGCCGCGGCAAGGGCGTGCGGCTGCAGAAATACAAGGATGGCGGGCTTCTTGATCTCAAGCCATTTACGCTGGAGACCGGTCTTTCCTGGCAGGATTCGGCCGACCGCACCTTTACAAGGTCGCGCGAGGAATTGGCCGAATGGATCGGCGCCCGCGCGTCGGCTGGCCGCATGGTGCCGAAGGGTTTCCCGAGGACCGGGAAATTTGGGTAA
- a CDS encoding MFS transporter: MSSIRPLIPLLIAAGILLGGNGLQSTLIALRGAQEGFSASDIGLMGTFYFAGFLLGCLAVTRILKAVGHVRTFSALAAAASAGTLLLVLVIDPVMWCAVRFAGGFCFAGLFTVMEAWLNSGVSNKDRARVLAIYRMVDIGSVTGAQFLIPIFGAGGFAIFAIMSMMITLSLVPVSLGDRSNPTPPEDVKLDLARVWRISPLGCFGCIAVGVTNSAFRTLSPVYAEQIGMSVADVVTFVSVGIFGGALIQYPLGYLSDRWDRRSVLLATTCCAMLAALALAFVAGADPFLNFLIIFIFGCFAMPLYSLSAAHSNDRAGAGEFVLINAALMLFYSFGAIGGPFAASTAMQYFGPSALFVFSALVYAIFIAVILYRMRARSGVPAGKRSRFTALLRTSTVFARLARRNGDPDGPDGP; the protein is encoded by the coding sequence ATGTCCTCCATCCGTCCGCTGATCCCGCTCCTCATCGCCGCAGGCATCCTGCTCGGCGGCAATGGGCTGCAAAGCACGCTGATCGCGCTGCGCGGCGCGCAGGAAGGTTTTTCGGCTTCCGACATCGGCCTGATGGGCACGTTCTATTTCGCCGGCTTCCTGCTCGGCTGCCTGGCCGTCACCCGCATCCTGAAGGCGGTCGGCCATGTCAGGACCTTCTCGGCGCTGGCCGCGGCCGCCTCGGCCGGCACATTGCTCCTGGTTCTGGTCATCGACCCGGTGATGTGGTGCGCGGTGCGTTTTGCCGGCGGTTTCTGCTTCGCCGGCCTGTTCACGGTGATGGAGGCCTGGCTCAACTCCGGGGTCAGCAACAAGGACCGCGCCCGCGTGCTTGCCATCTACCGCATGGTCGACATCGGCTCGGTCACCGGCGCGCAGTTCCTCATCCCGATCTTCGGAGCAGGCGGCTTCGCCATATTCGCCATCATGTCGATGATGATCACGCTGTCGCTGGTGCCGGTATCGCTGGGCGATCGCTCCAACCCGACGCCGCCGGAAGACGTCAAGCTCGACCTGGCGCGGGTCTGGCGCATCTCGCCGCTCGGCTGTTTCGGCTGCATCGCCGTCGGCGTCACCAACAGCGCGTTCCGCACGCTGTCGCCGGTCTATGCCGAGCAGATCGGCATGTCTGTCGCCGATGTCGTCACCTTCGTCAGCGTCGGTATCTTCGGCGGCGCACTCATCCAATACCCGCTAGGCTATCTCTCCGATCGCTGGGACCGGCGCTCGGTGCTGCTGGCGACGACATGCTGCGCCATGCTGGCAGCGCTGGCGCTTGCGTTCGTGGCGGGAGCCGACCCGTTTCTCAACTTCCTCATCATCTTCATCTTCGGCTGTTTCGCCATGCCGCTCTACTCGCTGTCGGCGGCGCACTCCAACGACCGCGCCGGCGCGGGCGAGTTCGTTCTGATCAACGCCGCCTTGATGCTGTTTTATTCCTTCGGCGCCATTGGCGGCCCTTTCGCCGCATCGACGGCGATGCAGTATTTTGGCCCAAGCGCGCTGTTCGTGTTCAGCGCGCTGGTCTATGCAATCTTCATCGCCGTCATCCTCTATCGGATGCGGGCACGATCGGGCGTGCCGGCTGGCAAGCGCAGCCGCTTCACCGCGCTGTTGCGCACCTCGACGGTTTTCGCCCGGCTGGCGAGAAGAAACGGCGATCCGGACGGGCCGGACGGGCCGTGA
- a CDS encoding LysR substrate-binding domain-containing protein has translation MSSRSLDPELLRTFVVVAERLSFTRAAEQLNRTQATVSLQVKRLEERLDISLFRRSTAYVELTAAGEGFLIDARRILALNEQAIARVSNQRVAGRIRIGVMEDYGTKILPRLLADIAVRFPLMQVEMEIGLTARLLKRLGSSFDAVIAMHPEGVAEGDLICRERAIWAAARTHSVEELDPLPVALSDPDCLFRAWATDALDRAGRPWRLAYVSPSLAATEAIVEQGLAVTVVKGSMLAPGLRDVHPGPYVPPLPGAEIRLHRATTSSASAALVVDHLAHRLRLSSLGS, from the coding sequence ATGAGCAGTCGGAGTCTCGATCCGGAATTGTTGCGGACTTTCGTCGTCGTTGCCGAGCGGCTCTCTTTCACGCGAGCCGCCGAGCAGCTCAATCGAACGCAAGCCACCGTCAGCTTGCAGGTGAAGCGCCTTGAAGAGCGCCTCGACATTTCGCTGTTCCGTCGATCGACGGCCTATGTCGAGCTTACGGCCGCCGGCGAGGGGTTTCTGATCGACGCACGCCGCATTCTTGCACTTAACGAGCAGGCGATTGCCCGTGTCTCCAACCAACGGGTAGCGGGACGCATCCGGATAGGCGTCATGGAGGACTACGGCACCAAGATCCTGCCACGCCTCCTCGCCGATATCGCCGTGCGATTTCCGCTCATGCAGGTCGAAATGGAGATCGGCCTCACGGCGCGGCTGCTGAAACGGCTCGGCTCATCATTTGACGCGGTCATCGCCATGCATCCGGAAGGTGTGGCCGAGGGCGATCTGATATGCCGCGAAAGAGCGATATGGGCGGCGGCGAGGACCCACTCTGTCGAAGAACTCGATCCGCTGCCCGTCGCGTTGTCGGACCCTGATTGCTTGTTTCGCGCATGGGCGACTGACGCGCTCGACAGAGCGGGCCGGCCGTGGCGACTGGCCTATGTCAGCCCGAGCCTTGCCGCGACGGAGGCGATCGTCGAGCAGGGCCTTGCGGTTACCGTGGTCAAGGGCAGCATGCTCGCGCCCGGCCTGCGCGATGTCCATCCTGGCCCTTATGTGCCGCCGCTGCCCGGGGCGGAGATCCGCCTTCATCGGGCCACAACGTCTTCCGCAAGCGCCGCATTGGTCGTCGATCACCTCGCGCATCGCCTGCGGTTGTCAAGCCTTGGTTCATAG
- a CDS encoding type II toxin-antitoxin system Phd/YefM family antitoxin — MEEAVSAADANRRFSRILREVREGQSYVVTSHGRPVARIVPAERHEGVASRSRAALLSRLERQPVADAGRWTRDELYEDDL, encoded by the coding sequence ATGGAAGAGGCCGTTTCGGCAGCCGATGCCAATCGCAGATTTTCTCGCATCCTGCGTGAGGTACGCGAGGGCCAGAGCTACGTCGTGACAAGCCATGGTCGGCCGGTGGCACGGATCGTGCCTGCGGAGAGGCACGAGGGTGTGGCCTCCCGCTCGCGCGCGGCATTGCTGTCGCGACTCGAACGGCAGCCGGTTGCCGATGCAGGACGCTGGACCCGCGATGAGCTCTACGAGGATGACCTGTGA